In the genome of Pediococcus claussenii ATCC BAA-344, one region contains:
- the prmC gene encoding peptide chain release factor N(5)-glutamine methyltransferase: MNNPTYFEALQWASLFIKKHHQDEYSGELLILDQHNWTHSELIMHYREEMPLVEWTTFQKKVAEVGSGRPVQYVTNLASFYGRQFYVDERVLIPRMDTEELIETVLKDTQLPINSEVLDIGTGSGDIAITLKLEKPTWMVTAVDISKDALDVARINAQSFKTEVDFRLGSLFEPVQNDKYDLIVSNPPYISENEIDAMDQSVIDNEPQMALFAKDDGLYWYKQIALQLKSHLKSGGYLVCEIGYKQGIKLREFYQNKLPGAQIQIKKDMSGNDRLLVVHL; the protein is encoded by the coding sequence ATGAATAATCCAACCTATTTTGAAGCCCTGCAATGGGCTTCTTTGTTTATAAAAAAACACCATCAGGACGAGTATTCTGGAGAACTATTAATTTTGGATCAGCATAATTGGACGCACTCAGAGTTAATTATGCATTATCGTGAAGAAATGCCCTTAGTAGAGTGGACAACCTTTCAAAAAAAAGTTGCCGAAGTTGGAAGTGGTAGACCGGTTCAATATGTAACAAATTTAGCATCCTTTTATGGAAGACAGTTTTATGTCGATGAGCGCGTTCTTATTCCTAGAATGGATACTGAAGAATTGATAGAAACCGTTCTAAAAGATACCCAACTTCCTATTAATAGCGAAGTTCTTGATATCGGGACTGGAAGTGGTGATATCGCGATCACTTTAAAGTTAGAAAAGCCTACTTGGATGGTAACAGCAGTGGATATTTCTAAAGATGCCTTAGATGTAGCTCGGATTAATGCACAGTCCTTTAAAACAGAAGTTGATTTTAGGTTGGGATCGTTGTTTGAACCAGTCCAGAATGACAAGTATGATCTAATTGTTAGTAACCCTCCGTACATATCAGAAAACGAGATCGACGCGATGGATCAGTCGGTCATTGATAATGAGCCCCAAATGGCCTTGTTTGCAAAAGATGATGGCTTATATTGGTACAAACAGATCGCATTGCAACTGAAAAGTCATTTGAAATCCGGGGGGTATTTAGTTTGTGAAATTGGATATAAGCAGGGTATTAAATTGCGAGAATTTTATCAAAATAAATTGCCAGGAGCACAGATACAAATAAAAAAAGACATGAGCGGCAATGATCGGTTATTGGTTGTTCATCTTTAA
- a CDS encoding L-threonylcarbamoyladenylate synthase, which yields MSKLYTKQDIKEAAKAIKEGKLVAFPTETVYGLGADATNVQAVNQVFEAKGRPSDNPLIVHVADIKTVEELAEINKNAYNLMKRFWPGPLTIILPIKPGSLDKVVTGGLTTAAFRNPDNKETIDLIKAAGVPLVGPSANTSGKPSPTKPEHVLHDLDGKIAGVLDDGETRIGVESTVIDVSTKIPAILRPGAVTVEQIESVIGEIQTDHHKVGKNETPKAPGMKYKHYAPNAQVYIVGSDEWLKVKEWILKHPDQQFGIMAPDKLQSDFEQSNVSYFGMGNSIQDASHRLFDGLRLLDGNNKIKIIFAPEFVKIGLGIAYMNRLEKSAGKQYLVDLVD from the coding sequence ATGAGTAAGTTGTATACAAAACAGGACATAAAAGAGGCAGCTAAAGCAATTAAAGAAGGTAAGCTGGTTGCATTTCCAACGGAAACAGTATACGGATTGGGAGCAGATGCGACCAACGTTCAGGCAGTTAATCAGGTGTTTGAAGCAAAGGGGCGTCCCTCGGATAATCCATTAATTGTACATGTTGCTGATATTAAAACGGTTGAAGAGTTAGCAGAAATTAATAAGAATGCCTACAATCTAATGAAACGTTTTTGGCCAGGGCCATTAACGATAATTTTGCCAATTAAGCCAGGAAGTCTTGATAAAGTTGTGACAGGTGGCTTAACCACAGCGGCTTTTCGCAATCCGGATAATAAGGAAACAATTGATTTAATCAAGGCCGCCGGCGTTCCTTTAGTAGGACCATCAGCAAATACTTCAGGTAAGCCAAGTCCTACTAAGCCAGAACACGTTTTACACGACTTGGATGGAAAAATTGCCGGTGTGCTTGATGACGGTGAAACCAGAATTGGAGTTGAGTCTACTGTAATTGACGTTTCCACTAAAATTCCTGCTATCTTAAGACCAGGAGCGGTTACTGTTGAGCAGATTGAATCAGTGATCGGTGAGATACAAACCGACCATCATAAGGTTGGGAAAAATGAAACTCCCAAGGCACCTGGGATGAAATATAAACACTATGCACCAAATGCGCAAGTGTATATTGTAGGCAGCGATGAGTGGTTAAAAGTCAAAGAATGGATCTTAAAACATCCTGATCAGCAATTTGGAATAATGGCTCCCGACAAACTGCAGTCTGATTTTGAGCAAAGCAACGTTTCCTACTTTGGAATGGGAAACTCTATACAGGATGCGTCTCATCGACTTTTTGATGGATTACGTCTTTTGGACGGTAATAATAAAATTAAAATCATTTTTGCCCCGGAATTTGTTAAAATTGGATTAGGGATTGCTTACATGAATCGATTAGAGAAATCGGCTGGAAAGCAATACTTAGTTGATTTAGTGGATTAG
- the glyA gene encoding serine hydroxymethyltransferase — MDYKLQDQELWDAIGREEIRQQHNIELIASENIVSDGVRAAQGSVLTNKYAEGYPGKRYYGGCEFIDLEKHLAIDRAKKLFGAEYANVQPHSGSQANAAAYAAFIKPGDKILGMDLNAGGHLTHGAKVSFSGTFYQSASYGVDPVTEELDYEAIRQIALREKPQIIVAGASAYSRVIDWQKFRNIADEVGAYLMVDMAHIAGLVATGLHPSPVGIADVVTSTTHKTLRGPRGGLILSQEKYAKQLNFAVFPQNQGGPLEHVIAAKAVAFGEALRPDFEEYAQQVLKNAQAMAKVFEQEEDLHVVSGGTDNHLMTVDLTKTGLNGKEVQNLLDSVFITTNKEAIPDEKLSPFKTSGIRIGTPAITTRGFKEVDCQEVAKLIIKAIHNADKPEVLDQIKLNVFQITDRYPI; from the coding sequence ATGGATTATAAACTTCAAGATCAAGAACTATGGGATGCAATTGGGCGCGAAGAAATACGACAACAGCATAATATTGAATTGATAGCTTCAGAAAATATCGTTTCAGATGGTGTTAGAGCAGCACAAGGTAGCGTTTTGACTAATAAGTATGCGGAGGGCTATCCTGGGAAGCGATATTACGGTGGTTGTGAATTCATTGATCTAGAGAAACACCTTGCAATTGATCGAGCTAAGAAGTTATTTGGGGCAGAATATGCTAACGTTCAACCACATTCGGGTTCGCAAGCCAATGCTGCTGCATATGCAGCGTTTATCAAACCTGGTGATAAAATTTTAGGAATGGATTTAAATGCTGGGGGACATCTGACCCATGGAGCGAAGGTGAGCTTTAGTGGTACCTTTTATCAATCCGCAAGTTATGGGGTTGATCCTGTTACAGAAGAACTCGACTATGAAGCAATCAGACAAATAGCGTTGCGAGAAAAGCCACAAATAATTGTTGCTGGAGCCTCCGCGTACAGTCGAGTAATTGATTGGCAGAAGTTTCGCAATATTGCTGATGAAGTTGGTGCATATTTAATGGTGGATATGGCTCATATTGCTGGATTAGTGGCGACAGGTTTGCACCCATCACCAGTTGGAATCGCTGATGTTGTAACCTCAACAACGCATAAAACGTTGAGAGGACCTAGAGGTGGCCTAATTTTATCACAAGAAAAATATGCAAAACAGCTAAATTTTGCTGTGTTTCCGCAAAACCAGGGCGGACCGTTGGAACATGTGATTGCTGCTAAAGCTGTTGCATTCGGTGAGGCACTGCGACCTGATTTTGAAGAGTATGCGCAACAAGTTCTTAAAAATGCCCAAGCTATGGCTAAGGTTTTTGAACAAGAAGAGGATTTACATGTTGTATCCGGTGGTACGGACAACCACTTAATGACAGTCGATCTCACTAAGACCGGATTAAATGGGAAAGAAGTACAAAATTTGTTAGATTCTGTATTTATAACCACTAATAAAGAGGCGATACCTGATGAAAAGTTAAGTCCCTTTAAAACTAGTGGAATTCGAATTGGAACGCCAGCAATAACGACTCGTGGATTTAAGGAAGTAGATTGTCAGGAAGTTGCTAAATTAATCATCAAAGCAATTCATAATGCTGACAAACCAGAAGTTTTGGATCAAATTAAATTAAATGTTTTTCAAATAACTGATCGTTATCCAATTTAA
- the upp gene encoding uracil phosphoribosyltransferase: MGKFEVLDHPLIQHKLTLIRDKNCSTKEFREIVNEISTLMAYEVSRDMPLQDVEVETPMGKTIKKQISGKKVAIVPILRAGLGMVDGMAELLPVARIGHIGMYRDEETLKPTEYFVKLPSDISERQIFVVDPMLATGGSAIMAVDALKKRGARDIKFCCLVAAPEGVEALRETHPDIDIYTAALDEKLNDDGYIVPGLGDAGDRLFGTK; this comes from the coding sequence ATGGGCAAGTTTGAGGTTTTAGATCATCCGTTGATTCAACATAAATTAACATTGATTCGAGATAAGAATTGTAGTACTAAGGAGTTCCGTGAGATAGTTAACGAAATCTCTACCTTAATGGCATATGAGGTTTCGCGTGACATGCCATTACAGGATGTTGAGGTTGAAACGCCTATGGGTAAGACAATCAAGAAGCAAATTTCTGGTAAGAAGGTTGCCATTGTACCGATCCTACGCGCAGGATTAGGAATGGTTGATGGAATGGCAGAATTGTTACCAGTTGCAAGAATTGGTCATATTGGAATGTATCGTGACGAAGAAACATTAAAGCCAACTGAGTATTTTGTTAAGTTGCCAAGTGATATTAGCGAACGTCAGATCTTTGTTGTGGATCCTATGTTAGCAACCGGTGGATCAGCAATCATGGCTGTCGATGCTTTGAAGAAGCGCGGAGCTCGTGATATTAAGTTCTGTTGTTTGGTAGCTGCTCCAGAAGGTGTCGAAGCTCTACGTGAGACACACCCAGATATTGATATTTATACAGCTGCACTTGATGAAAAGCTTAATGATGATGGTTATATTGTGCCTGGTTTAGGCGATGCGGGAGACCGTTTATTTGGTACTAAGTAA
- the atpB gene encoding F0F1 ATP synthase subunit A yields MGGNPVATFKFLGLTFSYVNIVSGLLASLVVFLLVFWLSRNLQLKPTGKQNVLEWIMDFTNGIVRGSISGDEASNYGLYAFTLFLFIFVSNQMGLFINIEGPSGDILKSPTADPIVTMTLALMTVMMAHFSGVSKLGFKEYFKSTYLSPFKFWLPISVFEEFTNFLTLGLRLFGNIFAGEMLLKTIGGFAFSHGITTVIFAIPLELLWQGFSVFIGSIQAFVFVTLTTVYISQKVQPEE; encoded by the coding sequence GTGGGAGGTAATCCAGTTGCTACATTCAAATTTCTTGGGTTAACTTTTAGTTACGTCAATATTGTCTCTGGGTTACTTGCAAGTTTAGTTGTTTTTCTTTTGGTATTTTGGTTATCGCGTAATTTGCAATTAAAACCAACTGGGAAACAGAATGTATTGGAATGGATTATGGACTTTACTAATGGTATTGTGCGTGGTTCAATTTCGGGTGATGAAGCATCGAACTACGGTCTTTACGCGTTTACGCTATTTTTGTTTATCTTTGTATCTAATCAGATGGGATTGTTCATTAATATCGAAGGTCCGAGTGGTGATATTTTAAAGAGTCCAACTGCGGATCCAATTGTAACAATGACGTTAGCGTTAATGACGGTAATGATGGCTCATTTCTCTGGAGTTTCTAAACTAGGCTTCAAGGAGTATTTTAAGAGTACGTATTTATCTCCATTCAAGTTTTGGTTACCAATCAGTGTTTTTGAAGAGTTTACCAATTTCTTGACATTGGGATTACGTCTTTTTGGTAATATTTTTGCGGGTGAAATGCTTCTGAAAACAATCGGAGGATTCGCTTTTTCCCACGGAATTACCACGGTAATATTTGCTATTCCGCTTGAGTTACTTTGGCAAGGATTCTCAGTCTTTATCGGAAGTATCCAAGCATTCGTATTTGTTACCCTAACGACGGTATATATTTCTCAAAAGGTTCAGCCTGAGGAATAA
- the atpE gene encoding F0F1 ATP synthase subunit C, whose protein sequence is MGAIAAGIAMAGAAIGGGIGNGIVISKMLEGMARQPELSGQLRTNMFIGVGLVEAMPIIAFVVSLLVMNK, encoded by the coding sequence ATGGGAGCTATTGCTGCTGGAATCGCCATGGCTGGTGCAGCTATTGGTGGTGGTATCGGTAACGGTATCGTTATTTCAAAGATGTTGGAAGGTATGGCACGCCAACCAGAACTATCTGGTCAATTGAGAACTAATATGTTTATTGGTGTTGGTCTTGTTGAAGCTATGCCAATCATTGCCTTCGTTGTTTCCTTGCTTGTCATGAACAAGTAG
- the atpF gene encoding F0F1 ATP synthase subunit B, with protein MFSQLTLGASLYVGDMLFYAICFLVLMALIAKFAWNPVNAMLKERADRIANDMDSAENARKDAQELAAQRKQELDNSQAEATNIISNAKDSGNKQRGQIISDAQKDAQLLKENAQRDIDQQRDDALKSAKDDVASLSIEIASKLMKKELNSESQKGLIDSYIEGLGKSNESR; from the coding sequence ATGTTTTCACAATTAACACTAGGCGCTAGCTTGTACGTTGGTGATATGCTATTCTACGCAATTTGTTTCTTAGTCTTGATGGCTTTAATTGCTAAGTTTGCTTGGAACCCGGTTAATGCAATGCTTAAAGAGCGTGCAGATCGTATCGCTAATGACATGGATTCTGCTGAAAATGCTCGTAAAGATGCTCAAGAACTTGCTGCGCAACGTAAACAAGAACTTGATAATTCACAAGCTGAAGCTACTAACATTATTAGTAACGCCAAAGATAGTGGAAATAAGCAACGGGGACAAATCATTTCTGATGCTCAAAAAGATGCTCAGTTGTTGAAGGAAAATGCCCAGCGTGACATTGACCAACAACGTGATGATGCATTGAAGAGTGCTAAAGATGACGTTGCATCGTTGTCTATTGAGATTGCTTCCAAGCTTATGAAGAAGGAATTGAACTCTGAAAGCCAAAAAGGTTTGATCGATTCTTATATTGAAGGGTTGGGGAAGTCAAATGAGTCTAGATAA
- the atpH gene encoding ATP synthase F1 subunit delta, with protein MSLDNLTIAKRYSKALFELAEQHDQLDGLQSELNELRKVFQTVPNLGSMLSDALLSYDKKRSIVEQLEKDASPLVKNFIQMTFDYGRVNNIVGIINEFDNLVDEKHQIVRANLTTAVEITDDQKQQIADGFAKKIGVKKVVVDSKVDDSIIGGAVLESHGLIYDGSISTQINQIKQQLLS; from the coding sequence ATGAGTCTAGATAATCTCACAATTGCGAAACGTTATTCAAAGGCGTTATTTGAATTAGCGGAACAGCATGACCAACTTGACGGTCTTCAAAGTGAATTAAACGAACTTCGTAAGGTTTTTCAGACGGTTCCTAATCTTGGAAGTATGTTGTCTGACGCGCTATTGTCATATGATAAAAAGCGATCAATTGTAGAGCAACTTGAAAAAGATGCTTCACCATTGGTAAAGAATTTTATTCAAATGACGTTTGACTATGGTCGCGTTAACAACATTGTTGGAATTATCAATGAATTTGATAATTTGGTTGACGAGAAACATCAAATTGTTAGGGCCAATTTAACAACTGCTGTTGAGATTACAGATGATCAAAAGCAACAGATTGCCGATGGCTTTGCAAAAAAAATTGGTGTCAAAAAAGTGGTTGTGGATAGTAAAGTTGATGATTCAATCATCGGTGGCGCTGTTCTAGAATCACATGGCCTGATTTATGATGGAAGTATTAGTACGCAAATTAATCAAATCAAACAACAGCTACTTAGTTAG
- the atpA gene encoding F0F1 ATP synthase subunit alpha, whose amino-acid sequence MSIKAEEISALIKEQLDNYQAELNVEETGTVTYVGDGIARAHGLDNALSGELLQFSNGVYGMVQNLESNDVGIVIMGGYDGIHEGDTVKRTGRIMEVPVGEALIGRVVNPLGEPLDGKGVIQTDKTRPIEHKAPGVMERKSVDQPLQTGIKAIDALVPIGRGQRELIIGDRKTGKTSIAIDTILNQKDQDMICIYVAIGQKESTVRTQVETLRRFGAMDYTIVVSAGPSEPAPMLYLAPYAGAAMGEEFMYNGKHVLIIYDDLSKQADAYRELSLILRRPPGREAYPGDIFYTHSRLLERAAKLSDALGGGSMTALPFVETRAGDISAYIPTNVISITDGQVFLDGDYFNSGVRPAIDAGTSVSRVGGDAQIKAMKKVAGTLRLDLASYRELESFAQFGSDLDAATQAKLARGRRTVEVLKQPLHKPLLVENQVLILYALTHGFLDKVPVDDIQRFQDELFEYIASNHKDLTDQIHETKALPDTDKLDSAISDFAEHFQPTAGATAE is encoded by the coding sequence ATGAGCATTAAGGCTGAGGAAATCAGTGCTCTAATCAAAGAACAATTAGACAACTACCAAGCAGAGCTTAATGTTGAAGAAACCGGTACCGTTACATATGTTGGTGATGGTATTGCTCGTGCTCATGGCTTAGATAATGCTCTTTCTGGTGAACTTCTCCAATTCTCAAACGGCGTTTACGGTATGGTTCAAAACCTTGAATCCAATGACGTCGGTATTGTTATCATGGGTGGCTATGATGGTATTCATGAAGGTGATACAGTTAAGAGAACTGGTCGTATTATGGAAGTTCCAGTGGGAGAAGCCTTGATCGGTCGAGTTGTGAATCCCTTGGGTGAACCACTCGATGGAAAAGGAGTAATTCAAACCGACAAGACACGTCCAATTGAACACAAGGCTCCAGGTGTTATGGAACGTAAATCAGTTGACCAACCACTTCAAACAGGTATTAAAGCTATTGATGCTTTGGTTCCAATCGGTCGTGGACAACGTGAATTGATTATCGGAGACCGTAAAACTGGTAAGACTTCAATCGCAATTGATACAATCTTGAACCAAAAGGATCAAGATATGATTTGTATTTATGTTGCGATTGGGCAAAAAGAATCAACAGTACGTACACAAGTAGAAACATTGCGTCGTTTTGGTGCAATGGATTATACAATTGTTGTTAGTGCTGGACCTTCAGAACCAGCTCCAATGTTATATTTAGCACCCTATGCTGGAGCTGCAATGGGTGAGGAATTCATGTATAACGGCAAACATGTTTTGATTATCTATGATGATCTTTCAAAACAAGCCGATGCTTATCGTGAGCTTTCTTTGATTCTTCGTCGTCCGCCTGGGCGTGAAGCTTATCCTGGTGACATTTTCTATACTCACTCACGTTTATTGGAACGTGCAGCTAAGTTAAGTGATGCACTGGGTGGGGGTTCAATGACTGCTTTGCCATTCGTTGAAACCCGTGCGGGAGACATTTCCGCCTATATTCCAACTAATGTTATTTCTATTACTGATGGACAGGTCTTTCTTGATGGAGATTACTTTAATTCTGGTGTTCGTCCTGCTATTGATGCTGGTACTTCTGTATCCCGTGTTGGTGGTGATGCCCAGATTAAAGCTATGAAGAAGGTTGCTGGTACATTACGTTTGGATTTAGCTTCATATCGTGAATTGGAATCATTTGCTCAATTTGGTTCTGATTTGGATGCGGCTACCCAAGCTAAGTTAGCTCGTGGTCGTCGCACAGTTGAAGTTTTGAAACAACCATTACACAAACCATTACTTGTTGAAAACCAAGTTTTGATCTTGTATGCATTAACACATGGATTCTTAGATAAGGTTCCAGTTGATGACATTCAACGCTTCCAAGATGAATTATTTGAATATATTGCAAGTAATCATAAGGATTTAACAGATCAAATTCATGAGACTAAGGCATTACCTGATACAGATAAGCTGGATAGTGCAATCAGTGATTTTGCTGAACATTTCCAGCCAACTGCTGGTGCAACTGCTGAATAG
- a CDS encoding F0F1 ATP synthase subunit gamma, which yields MAISEQDVKRRIDSTRKTNQITTAMQMVSTAKLNQIQKHTVGYQVYAQKVESIVAHLAKSHLMNISGGSASHSNSDQISAADLLRQRPVKKSAYLVITSDRGLVGSYNSNVIKQTNDFMKQQGHSEKDSVVLAVGGTGADFYKNRGVEVAYEYRGVSDVPTFNEVREIVKTVTRMYSEEKFDELFVCYNHFVNRLSNHFRSTKMLPIGDDVLGTNSDNTAEVQLSAEYDTEPSPEVLLGDILPQYAESLVYGAILDAKTAEHASSSSAMKSASDNASDLIASLELQYNRARQSAITTEITEITGGMAALD from the coding sequence ATGGCGATTTCTGAACAAGATGTTAAAAGACGAATTGATTCGACGCGGAAGACAAACCAAATTACTACTGCGATGCAAATGGTTTCTACGGCTAAGTTGAATCAAATTCAGAAACATACTGTTGGATACCAAGTGTATGCACAAAAAGTTGAAAGCATTGTTGCTCACCTTGCAAAGTCACATTTGATGAATATCAGTGGGGGATCTGCAAGCCATTCTAATTCTGACCAGATTTCTGCGGCTGATCTTTTACGACAACGTCCGGTTAAAAAGAGTGCTTACCTAGTAATCACTTCGGATCGTGGGCTTGTTGGTTCTTATAACAGTAATGTTATCAAGCAAACTAATGATTTCATGAAGCAACAGGGACATAGTGAAAAAGATTCTGTTGTTTTGGCAGTTGGAGGAACTGGAGCTGATTTTTACAAAAATCGCGGAGTTGAAGTTGCATATGAATATCGTGGAGTTAGCGATGTTCCAACTTTTAATGAGGTTCGAGAAATTGTGAAAACAGTTACTAGAATGTATTCGGAAGAAAAATTTGACGAATTGTTTGTTTGTTACAATCATTTCGTTAACCGTCTTTCTAATCATTTTCGTTCAACTAAGATGCTTCCAATTGGTGATGACGTATTGGGTACCAATTCTGATAATACAGCTGAAGTTCAGTTGAGTGCGGAATATGATACCGAACCATCACCGGAAGTATTGCTTGGTGATATTCTTCCTCAGTATGCTGAGAGTCTGGTTTATGGTGCAATTTTGGATGCTAAGACGGCTGAACATGCTTCAAGTTCGTCTGCAATGAAGTCTGCATCAGATAACGCAAGTGATTTAATTGCTTCGTTAGAATTACAATATAATCGTGCAAGACAAAGTGCTATTACAACCGAGATCACCGAAATTACTGGTGGTATGGCTGCACTTGACTAA
- the atpD gene encoding F0F1 ATP synthase subunit beta — MSTGKVVQVIGPVIDVEFPLDGQLPAINNALRIKKSDGSFLVTEVTIELGDGVVRTIAMDGTEGLQRGLEVEDTGTSIEVPVGDKTLGRVFNVLGETIDGGDELGSDIKRDPIHREPPLYDELNPSTEILETGIKVIDLLAPYIRGGKIGLFGGAGVGKTVLIQELIHNIAQEHNGISVFTGVGERTREGNDLYFEMKGSGVLERTAMVYGQMNEPPGARMRVALTGLTIAEYFRDVQGQDVLLFIDNIFRFTQAGSEVSALLGRIPSAVGYQPTLATEMGQLQERITSTKKGSVTSIQAVYVPADDYTDPAPATTFAHLDATTNLERSLTQQGIYPAVDPLASTSTALDPEIVGQEHYDVATEVQHVLQRYRELQDIISILGMDELSDEEQTIVARARRIQFFLSQNFNVAAQFTGQPGSYVPVDKTIEGFKGILDGKYDDVPEEAFRLVGPIEDVLEKAKKLNSDANA; from the coding sequence ATGAGTACTGGTAAAGTTGTTCAAGTTATTGGACCAGTTATCGACGTTGAGTTTCCCCTAGACGGACAATTACCTGCTATCAACAATGCTTTACGTATTAAAAAGTCTGATGGTTCATTCCTTGTGACCGAAGTTACTATTGAACTTGGTGATGGGGTCGTTAGAACGATCGCGATGGATGGTACTGAAGGGTTGCAGCGTGGCCTCGAAGTTGAAGATACAGGAACTTCAATTGAAGTTCCTGTTGGTGATAAAACTTTGGGACGTGTATTCAATGTTTTAGGAGAAACAATTGACGGTGGCGATGAGCTTGGTTCTGATATCAAGCGTGATCCAATTCACCGTGAGCCTCCGCTTTATGATGAATTGAATCCAAGTACTGAAATTCTTGAAACGGGTATCAAGGTTATTGATTTACTTGCCCCTTACATTCGTGGTGGTAAGATTGGTCTCTTTGGTGGCGCCGGTGTTGGTAAAACCGTTTTAATTCAAGAATTGATTCACAATATTGCGCAAGAACATAATGGTATCTCAGTCTTTACCGGTGTTGGTGAACGTACCCGTGAAGGTAATGACTTATACTTTGAAATGAAGGGATCCGGAGTTCTTGAGCGTACGGCCATGGTCTATGGTCAGATGAACGAGCCGCCTGGGGCTCGTATGCGAGTTGCCCTTACAGGACTGACAATTGCTGAATATTTCCGTGATGTTCAGGGACAAGATGTGCTCTTGTTCATTGATAACATTTTCCGCTTTACACAAGCTGGATCAGAAGTTTCTGCTTTGCTTGGTCGTATTCCTTCAGCCGTTGGTTATCAACCAACTTTGGCTACTGAAATGGGACAACTTCAAGAACGTATTACATCTACGAAGAAGGGTTCAGTTACATCTATTCAAGCTGTTTATGTTCCTGCTGATGATTATACTGATCCTGCTCCTGCTACTACGTTTGCCCATTTGGATGCTACAACCAACTTGGAACGTAGCCTAACACAACAAGGTATCTATCCAGCTGTTGATCCGTTGGCTTCAACGTCAACTGCCTTGGATCCAGAAATTGTTGGTCAGGAACATTATGATGTTGCTACAGAGGTTCAACACGTATTACAGCGTTACCGAGAATTGCAAGATATTATCTCAATTTTAGGTATGGATGAACTTTCTGACGAGGAACAAACAATTGTTGCTCGTGCTCGTCGTATTCAGTTCTTCCTATCACAAAACTTCAACGTTGCTGCTCAATTTACTGGTCAACCAGGTTCGTATGTTCCTGTTGATAAGACGATTGAGGGCTTCAAGGGAATTTTGGATGGTAAGTACGATGATGTTCCTGAAGAGGCTTTCCGTTTGGTTGGACCAATTGAGGATGTTCTTGAAAAGGCTAAAAAACTTAATAGTGACGCAAACGCATAA
- a CDS encoding F0F1 ATP synthase subunit epsilon: MADSSVLTVSIVTPDGQVYENDQVSMLVVKTKDGQLGILPNHVPVIASLSIDEVRIKHSDIEDAVAVNGGFVEFSGNVATIVADTAENESDIDVARAESARKRAEETIRKAQQVHDNSELRRAQISLRRAINRINVSKH, from the coding sequence TTGGCTGATAGTTCAGTATTAACAGTTAGTATTGTGACTCCTGATGGACAGGTTTATGAGAATGATCAAGTTTCGATGTTAGTCGTCAAAACTAAAGATGGTCAGTTGGGGATTCTACCCAATCACGTTCCTGTAATTGCCTCACTATCAATTGATGAAGTTCGAATTAAGCATAGTGACATTGAGGATGCGGTAGCAGTTAATGGTGGGTTTGTTGAGTTCTCAGGTAACGTTGCAACTATTGTAGCAGATACTGCAGAAAACGAATCTGACATTGATGTTGCTCGTGCTGAAAGCGCACGTAAACGTGCTGAAGAGACAATCCGTAAAGCACAACAAGTCCACGATAATAGTGAACTTCGTCGTGCTCAGATTTCACTTCGTCGAGCAATTAACCGAATTAATGTTTCTAAACATTAG